Proteins encoded together in one Rossellomorea sp. y25 window:
- a CDS encoding YhzD family protein has protein sequence MKVYKLTVFEKDGKKILDESFEASSDSDAKKMGESMLEEKGYSDHTHRCTSPLGKLLLFHV, from the coding sequence ATGAAAGTCTACAAACTGACAGTCTTTGAAAAAGACGGCAAAAAGATTCTCGATGAATCATTTGAAGCTTCATCCGATAGTGATGCAAAGAAAATGGGAGAATCCATGTTAGAGGAAAAAGGCTATTCCGATCATACTCACCGCTGCACTTCTCCTCTGGGGAAACTATTGTTGTTTCATGTGTAA
- a CDS encoding AAA family ATPase: MKLLELHIYGYGKIENKRFSLKDLQLFYGENEAGKSTIMSFIHSILFGFPTKQQSLLRYEPKSSTEYGGKILCQMDGHGTVSIERIKGKATGDVTVQFEDGRMEGEETLQQLLGHMDRATYQNIFSFNLEGLQNIQRLKKEDLNRYLFSAGSTGTDLLLQLEQNWQKEREQLFKKSGRKPIINTVLTQLKSLEKQVREGKEKNEQYRPLIAKQQSLETRVSSMEAEKADLTEKKQNLVSVNENWDSLSGFKRVKERLAQLEAIEFPAKGLELLNELKTEERQVSAYLESLMAKQEKLQNKLESEEIDTSINEDLPFMEKIMSQQSFYLKWKEESSERTRELKTVRSKINDTIRELGLTVEMEEIQSLDTSLMMSDRIQNALDQQSKLLHERDSLHKHYEEEKEELHRIESKCDDLEERLMEEDEYQELQRTVKSQSSRQVSRGQAHWMNMQVKEAEERFSRNKASLSQQLLLIGAALLLLSGFGAWAIVTGNWLVTGISLLLLMVVGAMGMQARGNLQEESRSLQKAKARAKELQPEGKLEFNSPERAEQSLKQQMELRSEWKQRILSLEEQQAKLQKLHEKQKGIEKEIVLGEERVSHLISELCLPPDFHWKWLRDAFAKMKEAVSNYEAYIHLKEEQAYVFNKMNEYKEDCQEWFHRHSLTFTTVEEALIKLKGITQDIEKRKLIINSIQSELEPLSLEIEKLSIELRKIRDESQTLIESAGCLNEAEFREKALHVEERNELSAQYSGIKTRMTKRTFDTFLRFDSQEEIRKELTRVSQRIDKLSAELSAHQKELASISYEIKVLEEGKSYSSILQEFQGKKAELQELAYEWSKFTLAQVSLSKTMDLYQKTKMPKVMKLAEENFRELTEDHYLRIFLQEDEMIRVERKDGAVFHAVELSQGTKEQLYIAIRFALIQSFRDKYPLPVLIDDGVVNFDRERTNAFLKLLRKMAKKHQILFFTCHPHIKNTFSGEEMIVLKRMEKEAIRTS, encoded by the coding sequence GTGAAACTACTCGAACTTCATATTTACGGATACGGAAAAATAGAAAATAAGCGTTTTTCCCTAAAGGACCTTCAATTATTTTATGGGGAAAATGAAGCTGGTAAATCAACGATCATGTCTTTCATTCATAGCATTTTATTCGGTTTTCCGACTAAGCAGCAATCACTCCTGAGGTATGAACCGAAATCATCGACAGAGTATGGCGGGAAAATTCTTTGCCAAATGGATGGTCATGGTACCGTAAGTATCGAGCGCATCAAGGGCAAGGCGACAGGCGATGTAACCGTCCAATTCGAAGACGGAAGAATGGAAGGAGAAGAAACCCTTCAACAATTGCTGGGGCATATGGACAGAGCAACCTACCAAAACATATTCTCGTTCAACCTGGAAGGACTCCAAAACATCCAGCGCCTCAAAAAAGAAGACTTGAACCGTTACCTCTTCTCTGCAGGCTCTACAGGGACGGACCTGCTTTTACAGCTGGAACAAAACTGGCAAAAAGAAAGGGAGCAGCTGTTTAAGAAATCAGGTAGAAAACCGATAATCAATACGGTGTTGACACAACTAAAATCCCTTGAAAAACAAGTAAGGGAAGGAAAAGAAAAAAATGAACAATACCGTCCGCTTATAGCAAAGCAACAATCGTTGGAAACCCGTGTTTCATCCATGGAGGCAGAGAAGGCGGATCTGACTGAAAAAAAACAGAACCTGGTTTCGGTTAATGAAAACTGGGACTCACTATCTGGCTTCAAAAGAGTGAAAGAGCGGCTTGCACAGCTGGAAGCAATCGAGTTTCCTGCAAAAGGATTAGAACTCTTAAACGAGCTTAAAACCGAAGAAAGACAGGTATCAGCGTACCTTGAATCCTTGATGGCGAAACAAGAAAAACTCCAAAACAAATTAGAATCCGAAGAAATTGATACTTCCATAAATGAAGACCTTCCATTTATGGAAAAGATAATGTCTCAACAATCCTTTTATCTGAAATGGAAAGAAGAAAGCAGCGAACGGACCAGAGAACTGAAAACGGTGCGTAGTAAAATCAATGATACGATCCGGGAATTAGGATTAACAGTTGAAATGGAGGAAATCCAGTCACTGGATACAAGCTTAATGATGTCCGACCGTATTCAAAATGCGCTAGATCAGCAATCAAAGCTCCTTCATGAACGTGATAGCTTGCATAAGCATTACGAAGAGGAAAAAGAAGAACTTCACCGCATTGAAAGCAAATGTGATGACTTAGAAGAGCGACTGATGGAAGAAGATGAGTATCAGGAATTACAAAGGACGGTGAAAAGCCAATCTTCCCGGCAAGTTTCACGTGGTCAGGCACACTGGATGAACATGCAAGTGAAAGAGGCAGAAGAACGATTCAGCAGAAATAAGGCATCCCTTTCTCAACAGCTCCTATTAATCGGTGCAGCACTCCTCCTTTTATCCGGGTTCGGTGCGTGGGCAATTGTGACCGGGAATTGGCTGGTTACAGGGATCAGCCTGCTGCTCCTAATGGTGGTCGGAGCAATGGGCATGCAGGCCAGGGGGAATCTGCAGGAAGAATCAAGGAGCCTTCAAAAAGCAAAAGCAAGAGCAAAAGAGCTCCAGCCTGAAGGGAAGTTGGAATTCAACTCTCCCGAAAGAGCTGAGCAAAGCTTAAAGCAGCAAATGGAACTGAGGAGCGAGTGGAAGCAGCGTATTCTTTCATTAGAAGAGCAGCAAGCAAAACTTCAGAAGCTCCATGAGAAACAGAAGGGAATAGAAAAAGAAATTGTTCTAGGAGAGGAAAGAGTATCCCACTTGATATCAGAGCTTTGTTTACCTCCTGACTTTCACTGGAAGTGGCTGCGTGATGCGTTTGCCAAAATGAAAGAAGCGGTCTCTAACTATGAAGCTTATATCCATTTAAAAGAAGAACAAGCCTATGTCTTCAACAAAATGAATGAGTATAAGGAAGACTGCCAGGAATGGTTCCATCGACATTCTCTCACGTTTACGACAGTCGAGGAGGCTCTGATAAAACTGAAGGGGATCACCCAGGATATTGAAAAGAGAAAGCTTATAATCAATAGTATCCAATCGGAACTCGAGCCTCTTTCTCTTGAGATAGAGAAACTTTCCATTGAATTGAGAAAGATCCGTGATGAAAGCCAAACTCTTATTGAGTCTGCTGGCTGCCTGAACGAAGCTGAATTTCGCGAAAAAGCACTTCACGTCGAAGAAAGAAACGAGCTATCTGCTCAATATAGTGGAATAAAAACACGAATGACGAAACGAACTTTCGATACATTTCTCCGGTTCGATTCCCAGGAAGAAATCAGGAAAGAATTAACACGCGTGTCACAAAGAATTGATAAGCTTTCGGCAGAGCTGTCCGCTCATCAAAAAGAGCTCGCTTCCATTTCGTATGAAATAAAGGTGTTAGAAGAAGGAAAGAGTTACTCCAGCATCCTACAGGAGTTTCAAGGCAAGAAAGCGGAGCTTCAGGAGCTTGCTTACGAATGGTCAAAGTTTACGTTAGCACAAGTGTCCTTAAGCAAAACAATGGATCTCTACCAGAAAACCAAGATGCCTAAAGTGATGAAACTTGCAGAAGAAAATTTCAGAGAGCTTACAGAAGATCACTATCTTCGCATTTTCTTGCAAGAAGATGAGATGATCAGGGTTGAGAGGAAGGACGGTGCAGTCTTTCACGCAGTTGAGCTCAGTCAAGGAACGAAAGAGCAGCTTTACATCGCTATTCGCTTTGCCCTTATACAATCTTTCCGCGACAAGTACCCATTGCCGGTACTGATCGATGATGGGGTAGTCAACTTTGATCGAGAGAGAACGAACGCATTTTTAAAGCTGCTGAGGAAAATGGCAAAGAAGCATCAAATACTGTTCTTTACCTGTCATCCTCATATTAAAAATACGTTCTCCGGTGAGGAAATGATTGTGTTAAAGCGGATGGAAAAGGAAGCGATACGCACTTCCTGA
- a CDS encoding ABC transporter ATP-binding protein has protein sequence MSLRIQQVTKRFGNFTAVDELSLEIPPSEMFGFLGANGAGKTTTFRMVLGLLDATEGQITWNGKGIDYTTSPEIGYLPEERGLYPKMKVSDQIVYLARLRGMEKKAILKELEYWLERFNVPQYMNKKVEELSKGNQQKIQFIASVIHKPKLLILDEPFSGLDPVNVELLKDAVREIKKNGTTIVFSSHRMEHVEELCESLCIMHKGRPVVHGGLKEIKRSFGKKNVVIHADFDLLYLKDLQGVTKLVETTEGVLLQVESEAAAERVFHDVVQKGFLRKFELEEPSLNDIFIEKVGTSYE, from the coding sequence ATGAGTTTGCGTATTCAACAGGTAACCAAGAGGTTTGGAAATTTCACAGCAGTGGATGAGCTGTCACTTGAAATTCCACCGAGTGAAATGTTCGGATTCCTCGGGGCGAATGGAGCCGGGAAGACGACGACATTTCGAATGGTGTTAGGTTTGTTAGATGCAACTGAAGGGCAGATTACGTGGAATGGGAAAGGGATTGATTATACCACAAGTCCAGAGATCGGATATCTTCCGGAAGAAAGAGGGTTATATCCGAAAATGAAGGTAAGCGATCAGATCGTCTATCTGGCCCGTCTTCGCGGAATGGAGAAAAAGGCGATACTGAAGGAATTGGAGTATTGGTTGGAGCGATTCAATGTTCCCCAATATATGAATAAGAAAGTAGAAGAGCTTTCAAAAGGGAATCAGCAAAAAATTCAATTTATCGCATCGGTCATTCATAAACCCAAATTATTGATCTTAGACGAGCCTTTCAGCGGTCTGGACCCTGTAAATGTCGAGCTGTTGAAGGATGCCGTCCGGGAAATAAAGAAAAATGGAACGACAATTGTGTTTTCCAGTCATCGCATGGAACACGTAGAGGAGCTTTGTGAAAGCTTATGCATCATGCATAAAGGACGTCCTGTGGTCCATGGAGGCTTGAAGGAGATCAAGCGTTCCTTTGGGAAGAAAAATGTCGTGATTCATGCAGACTTTGACCTTCTCTACTTGAAGGACTTGCAGGGTGTGACAAAGCTTGTGGAAACAACGGAGGGAGTTCTTCTTCAAGTTGAATCTGAGGCTGCGGCTGAAAGAGTATTTCATGATGTCGTACAAAAAGGATTCCTTCGAAAATTCGAATTAGAGGAACCTTCCCTGAACGATATTTTTATAGAAAAGGTGGGGACTTCTTATGAATAA
- a CDS encoding long-chain fatty acid--CoA ligase: MMQTPLLLTQMIERAEKYFPKKEIVSRTESGINRFTYKQWGERTRRLASSLSELGVEEGDKVGTLAWNHHRHLEAYFAIPCSGAVLHTINIRLSPQHIVYIINHAKDQVLLIDSDIVPLIEKIQDQIPTVKAFIVMTDGDLPETSLEPVYHYERLLEEGDPSFKFRTDIDENAPAGMCYTSATTGNPKGVIYSHRGIVLHAMALGLADTTGVCERDVALPVVPMFHVNAWGLPFASVWFGTKQVLPGPYFTPGLLAQLMQDEKVTISAGVPTIWLGLLNELEKNEYDLSSLRSVLCGGSAAPKGMIRSFEEKFGIPFMHAYGMTETSPLAVIAASKSYHDDLSAEDKLDLKAKQGILVPGLDMKIVGKDGEVAWNGIEMGELALRGPWIASEYYEDERTQEAFRDGWLYTGDVVTIDEEGYIKIVDRTKDLIKSGGEWISSVDLENALMAHEHIFEAAVVAVPHEEWQERPIACVVLKESGKGNVTQEEIMDFLKPQFAKWWLPDEILFLDEIPKTSVGKFLKRALRDQVQDKMKQL; this comes from the coding sequence ATGATGCAAACACCTCTGCTTCTGACACAAATGATTGAACGAGCTGAAAAGTATTTTCCTAAGAAAGAAATTGTTTCACGTACGGAGTCCGGAATTAACCGCTTCACTTATAAACAGTGGGGGGAAAGGACACGCAGACTTGCAAGCTCCCTTTCTGAACTTGGGGTGGAAGAAGGGGATAAGGTCGGTACACTGGCTTGGAATCATCACCGGCATCTTGAAGCGTACTTTGCAATTCCTTGTAGTGGTGCCGTGCTACATACGATCAATATTCGCTTATCTCCACAGCACATCGTTTATATTATCAATCATGCCAAGGATCAAGTATTGCTCATTGATTCAGACATTGTTCCACTCATTGAAAAGATCCAAGATCAGATTCCAACGGTTAAAGCCTTCATTGTGATGACCGATGGAGACTTGCCCGAGACGTCTTTAGAACCAGTTTATCATTATGAAAGATTACTGGAAGAAGGAGATCCTTCTTTCAAATTCCGCACAGACATTGATGAAAATGCACCGGCAGGAATGTGTTACACTTCCGCCACCACCGGCAACCCCAAAGGAGTCATCTATTCTCATCGTGGAATCGTATTACATGCCATGGCTTTAGGGCTTGCTGATACGACTGGAGTTTGTGAGCGCGATGTTGCCCTTCCTGTCGTACCTATGTTTCATGTGAACGCATGGGGACTTCCGTTCGCATCGGTTTGGTTTGGAACGAAGCAGGTTCTACCTGGACCATATTTCACTCCCGGATTGCTGGCTCAGTTAATGCAGGACGAAAAAGTGACCATTTCTGCAGGTGTACCGACAATTTGGCTTGGCTTATTAAATGAATTGGAAAAGAATGAATATGACCTCTCGAGTCTTAGATCCGTTTTATGTGGGGGTTCAGCGGCTCCTAAAGGGATGATTCGATCCTTTGAAGAGAAATTCGGGATTCCGTTCATGCATGCATATGGAATGACAGAAACAAGTCCACTTGCCGTGATTGCTGCATCAAAAAGCTATCATGATGATCTTTCTGCTGAAGATAAGCTTGATTTGAAAGCAAAGCAAGGGATCCTCGTACCTGGATTAGACATGAAGATTGTCGGGAAAGACGGGGAGGTGGCTTGGAATGGTATTGAAATGGGAGAGCTTGCCCTGAGAGGTCCTTGGATTGCTTCTGAATACTATGAAGATGAAAGAACTCAGGAAGCGTTCCGTGATGGCTGGCTGTATACGGGTGATGTGGTCACCATTGATGAAGAGGGCTATATTAAAATCGTGGACCGCACAAAGGATCTGATTAAATCAGGTGGAGAATGGATTTCTTCAGTGGATCTTGAAAATGCACTCATGGCCCACGAACATATATTTGAAGCAGCGGTAGTAGCTGTTCCCCATGAAGAATGGCAGGAACGGCCGATTGCTTGTGTGGTCTTAAAAGAATCTGGAAAAGGAAACGTGACCCAAGAAGAAATCATGGACTTCCTGAAACCTCAGTTTGCCAAATGGTGGCTGCCTGATGAAATCCTGTTCCTTGATGAAATTCCCAAAACGTCAGTAGGGAAATTTCTAAAAAGGGCCCTTCGAGACCAAGTACAGGATAAAATGAAGCAATTGTAA
- a CDS encoding enoyl-CoA hydratase: MTVSNQYETVKLHKEGKVARLQLNRPQSLNALDAGLMSELLAALKEVKNDPAISLLVLTGEGKGFSSGGDIKSMLSLSGEEQFSSIMDTINELVMTLYSMPKIVLTGIHGAAAGLGFSLALASDYILCEEDSKLAMNFIGIALIPDGGSHFLLQERLGTHKAKRMIWNGKVFEGQEALMKGLVDEAIPSGKLEEGIERYTKQVLSAPTKAMLKTKEVYVNLNKDRLQRALDLEKEGQWLMRQTSDHQEGIRAFVEKRRPEFKGE, translated from the coding sequence TTGACAGTGTCAAATCAATACGAAACAGTGAAATTACATAAAGAAGGTAAGGTGGCGAGGCTTCAGTTGAACCGGCCTCAATCCCTGAACGCATTGGACGCCGGGCTCATGAGTGAGCTACTGGCTGCTTTAAAGGAAGTGAAAAATGATCCAGCGATTTCTTTATTGGTCCTGACAGGGGAAGGGAAGGGGTTTTCCTCTGGGGGAGATATTAAATCCATGCTTTCATTAAGCGGTGAAGAGCAGTTCTCAAGTATTATGGACACCATCAATGAATTGGTCATGACGTTGTACTCTATGCCGAAAATAGTTCTGACAGGCATTCATGGAGCGGCTGCTGGCCTTGGGTTCAGCCTCGCTCTTGCTTCTGACTATATCTTATGTGAGGAAGACAGCAAACTCGCCATGAACTTTATCGGCATCGCCCTGATACCAGATGGAGGAAGTCACTTTCTCTTACAAGAGCGCCTGGGAACGCATAAAGCAAAACGAATGATCTGGAACGGAAAAGTTTTCGAGGGACAAGAAGCCCTTATGAAAGGCCTGGTCGATGAAGCGATACCTTCGGGTAAATTAGAGGAAGGCATCGAGCGCTACACGAAACAAGTGTTAAGTGCACCGACGAAAGCGATGCTGAAAACGAAAGAAGTGTATGTCAATTTAAACAAAGACAGGCTTCAGCGTGCACTTGATCTCGAAAAAGAGGGTCAATGGCTCATGCGTCAAACCTCCGATCACCAAGAAGGCATTCGTGCATTCGTGGAAAAAAGAAGACCTGAATTCAAGGGGGAATAA
- a CDS encoding MFS transporter has translation MTKTKGWKRNRGPLALLSFNLFIVMVGIGLVIPILPFYVEKFNANAQTLGALVAVFAFMQFLFAPIWGRLSDRIGRKPLITIGLIGFAIAEFIFAFAVGLWMLFLSRILAGVFGSALMPTAMAYVSDVTDEDNRGQGMGILGAAMGLGIVIGPGIGGWLAEINLSYPFIFAGIAATIAAIVSVIILPESYPKEKRTFDPDEKRENRFVTMKNAVMSPVGFLLILVFIMSFGLANFQSIFSYYALERYGYGPQQVGIIILIIGIIGTLVQGVGVGRATKRFGEEKVVTGSLLLSALGFVIMTFATSFAGILITTAVFFVGNSMLRPSLNSLISKLAGERQGTVMGLNNSFLSLGNVAGPLLAGTLFEWNIHIPYYFGAFIMLVGLVATKVWISKKEKRALVN, from the coding sequence ATGACAAAAACAAAAGGGTGGAAACGAAATCGGGGGCCACTGGCACTACTCAGCTTTAACTTATTTATCGTCATGGTCGGAATCGGGCTGGTCATCCCCATTCTTCCTTTCTACGTAGAAAAATTCAACGCCAATGCTCAAACGCTCGGAGCGTTGGTGGCTGTATTTGCATTTATGCAGTTTTTATTTGCTCCTATTTGGGGACGGTTATCCGATCGAATCGGGAGGAAACCATTAATCACCATTGGCCTGATAGGCTTTGCCATAGCTGAATTCATTTTTGCCTTCGCTGTAGGGTTATGGATGCTATTCCTGTCGAGAATACTGGCAGGTGTTTTCGGTTCAGCATTAATGCCAACTGCAATGGCTTATGTATCAGATGTAACAGATGAGGATAATCGAGGTCAAGGGATGGGGATACTGGGTGCAGCCATGGGTCTAGGTATCGTCATAGGGCCTGGAATCGGAGGATGGCTTGCAGAAATCAATCTCTCCTATCCATTTATATTTGCAGGGATCGCAGCCACTATTGCAGCTATCGTCTCGGTCATCATATTACCGGAATCCTATCCTAAGGAAAAAAGAACGTTCGATCCGGACGAGAAACGTGAAAACCGCTTTGTGACCATGAAGAATGCAGTTATGAGTCCTGTCGGATTTCTATTGATTCTCGTGTTCATCATGAGCTTCGGATTGGCGAATTTCCAATCCATTTTCAGCTACTATGCACTTGAGCGTTATGGATATGGTCCGCAGCAAGTGGGAATCATCATTCTGATTATCGGGATTATCGGAACCCTCGTTCAAGGAGTGGGAGTGGGAAGGGCAACGAAGAGATTCGGTGAAGAAAAAGTCGTAACCGGCTCTTTGCTCCTCAGTGCACTGGGATTCGTCATCATGACATTTGCCACCAGCTTTGCAGGGATTTTGATCACAACCGCCGTTTTCTTCGTCGGAAATTCCATGCTCCGTCCGTCGTTAAACTCCCTTATTTCAAAATTAGCGGGTGAACGTCAAGGGACTGTCATGGGGCTGAACAACTCGTTTCTCAGTCTCGGGAACGTTGCTGGACCATTACTTGCAGGGACGCTGTTTGAATGGAACATACATATTCCATACTACTTTGGCGCATTCATTATGCTCGTAGGGCTGGTAGCGACGAAGGTTTGGATTAGCAAGAAAGAGAAGAGAGCATTAGTGAACTAG
- a CDS encoding ABC transporter permease, with amino-acid sequence MNNFFLILGHSYLSKLKAKSFIISTVIIAAAIVLLANFESVISNFSNDDTSRVAVQDETGKMFDPLLQQLEVMDSDIKLESTSQPTGEIEKKIESEEIKGLLVLSESPEGLPQALYKSNSLSESNVTGELQIALQNVKSSLAASQLELSGDELALLSGPVAFEKEALVEGAKSEEELSQARGIVYVLLFFIYFSVIAYANMTAMEVATEKSSRVMEILISSVSPVKQMFAKIIGIGLAGLTQLAVILAVGYFTMIRKKDELVGGFFEGFGFESLSLSVVIYAIIFFLLGYFLYATLAALLGSLVSRIEDVQQMIMPMTFLIMIGFFISMFGLGNPEAGFVTITSYIPFFTPMVMFLRVGMLNLPVYEPIIGIVVLLATIIILGVFGARVYRGGVLLYGKSNSYKDIKKAIDLTSKK; translated from the coding sequence ATGAATAATTTCTTCTTGATCCTGGGTCACTCCTATCTGTCGAAGCTAAAGGCAAAGTCATTTATCATATCCACGGTCATCATAGCCGCTGCCATTGTATTACTGGCCAATTTTGAAAGTGTCATATCGAACTTCAGTAATGATGATACAAGTAGGGTAGCAGTTCAGGACGAAACAGGTAAGATGTTCGATCCGCTACTGCAACAGCTGGAGGTCATGGATAGTGATATAAAGCTGGAATCAACCTCCCAACCTACCGGAGAAATCGAGAAGAAAATAGAATCTGAAGAGATAAAGGGATTACTGGTATTAAGTGAAAGCCCGGAAGGACTTCCACAAGCTCTTTATAAATCCAATTCATTATCAGAGTCTAACGTGACAGGGGAATTGCAAATCGCCCTGCAAAATGTAAAATCCTCACTGGCTGCCAGTCAACTGGAGCTTTCAGGCGATGAACTGGCCCTGTTAAGCGGTCCCGTTGCTTTTGAAAAGGAAGCCCTTGTCGAAGGAGCCAAGTCTGAAGAAGAACTGAGTCAGGCGAGAGGCATTGTGTATGTTCTATTGTTCTTTATTTATTTCTCTGTCATTGCTTACGCTAACATGACGGCCATGGAGGTCGCGACAGAAAAAAGCTCGAGAGTCATGGAAATTCTGATATCCAGTGTGTCTCCGGTAAAACAAATGTTTGCAAAGATCATTGGAATCGGTCTCGCCGGCTTGACTCAATTAGCCGTTATCCTGGCAGTAGGCTATTTTACTATGATTCGCAAGAAAGATGAACTAGTCGGGGGCTTCTTTGAAGGATTCGGATTTGAGTCTCTGTCCTTGAGTGTCGTTATCTACGCGATCATCTTCTTCTTATTAGGATATTTCCTGTATGCGACCCTTGCAGCATTACTGGGATCCCTTGTCAGTAGAATTGAAGATGTGCAGCAGATGATTATGCCGATGACCTTCCTGATCATGATCGGATTCTTCATCTCCATGTTCGGTCTTGGAAATCCGGAAGCGGGCTTTGTCACGATTACATCTTATATCCCGTTTTTCACACCGATGGTGATGTTCCTGCGCGTAGGGATGCTGAATCTTCCGGTGTATGAACCGATCATCGGGATTGTGGTCCTTCTTGCGACGATCATTATTCTCGGGGTATTTGGGGCACGTGTGTATCGTGGTGGAGTGCTTCTTTATGGAAAGTCCAATTCCTATAAAGATATTAAGAAAGCAATCGATTTAACATCGAAAAAATAA
- a CDS encoding DNA repair exonuclease: protein MDKIRFFHVADLHLDSPFIGLKHLPKEVFERIHNSTFASFERVVREAIHRQIDFMIISGDLFDEEDRSIRAQAKLLKQFNQLHAHNIPVYVVHGNHDHLGSYRLELDMPENIHIFNKDTEVKQVTTQSGETVDIVGFSYDTRHIRERRIEGFPKRSEDRYTIGILHGSEGSVHSSHETYAPFTISELLEKNYHYWALGHIHERQILHEDPFIVYPGNIQGRHRKETGMKGCYVVELDQHHTELSFIPTHDMMWKTCTVSLQGVHRFGEMFQRIQQALEPLNDGDMLIEVVLNHDESLPQDVVGKIENGDLLEALQSDYEGQEGVKWIHSIRWNQAKASRGIEQDPFKQEVMATLEEMNEEEWEDALAELYEHPTIYRFLDPLKEEEKKSLIEETEHLLQNKG, encoded by the coding sequence ATGGATAAAATCCGTTTTTTTCATGTAGCAGATTTACATCTGGATAGTCCGTTTATTGGCCTTAAACATTTACCGAAAGAAGTGTTTGAACGTATTCATAATAGTACTTTCGCTTCATTTGAAAGAGTGGTCAGGGAAGCGATTCATAGACAAATTGACTTTATGATCATCAGCGGGGATCTGTTTGACGAAGAAGATCGAAGTATTCGGGCGCAAGCGAAATTATTGAAGCAATTTAATCAATTGCACGCACACAACATTCCTGTATACGTCGTGCATGGCAATCATGATCATCTTGGAAGCTATCGATTAGAGCTCGATATGCCGGAGAATATACATATTTTTAACAAGGATACCGAAGTGAAGCAAGTTACCACTCAAAGTGGAGAAACCGTCGATATTGTGGGATTTAGCTATGATACCAGACATATTAGAGAACGAAGGATAGAAGGCTTTCCTAAACGATCCGAGGACCGCTATACAATCGGTATCCTTCATGGCAGCGAAGGAAGTGTTCACTCTTCTCATGAAACATACGCTCCTTTTACTATCAGTGAATTATTGGAGAAGAATTACCATTACTGGGCCCTCGGGCATATTCATGAGCGACAGATTCTACATGAAGATCCTTTTATCGTCTACCCAGGAAACATCCAGGGAAGGCACAGGAAAGAAACCGGGATGAAGGGATGTTATGTAGTGGAGCTTGATCAACACCATACAGAGTTAAGTTTTATTCCGACTCACGACATGATGTGGAAGACATGCACAGTATCCCTCCAAGGTGTCCACCGCTTTGGAGAAATGTTTCAGCGTATCCAGCAAGCCCTTGAACCCCTGAACGACGGGGATATGCTAATAGAGGTCGTCCTGAACCATGATGAGTCACTTCCTCAAGACGTGGTGGGAAAAATAGAAAATGGTGATCTGCTGGAAGCATTGCAGTCAGATTATGAGGGTCAAGAGGGGGTGAAGTGGATTCATTCAATACGGTGGAATCAAGCAAAAGCGAGTCGGGGCATTGAACAGGATCCGTTTAAACAGGAGGTTATGGCGACCCTGGAGGAGATGAATGAAGAAGAGTGGGAGGATGCCTTGGCAGAGCTGTATGAGCACCCTACAATTTACCGCTTCCTGGATCCCTTAAAGGAAGAAGAGAAGAAATCTTTAATAGAAGAAACAGAGCACTTGTTACAAAATAAAGGCTGA